The Flavipsychrobacter sp. genome contains the following window.
TAACACCAATTGTGCAGAGGTGGAAATAATGTAGCAAATACTTAGGGGTTAGATTATGAGTGATTTATATAAAACAAAACAGCTACCAAGTATGTACTTGATAGCTGCTGAATATATCTTGAAGTAAATTAGTAATCTATTGTAGCTTGTATACCTCTATCTATAAGCGCTTCCGCTCTTGGTCTAAGGTTGTCAAACGTGCCTTTTTTAACGCTACATTTCCCATTGTGGTGGATAATAAGCGAGCATTGCTCTGCTTGCTCGGGTGAGTGCTCACATACATCTATTAAACTTTCTATCACCCAATCAAAAGTATTCACGTCATCATTCCACACTACAAGGTTATGTAAACCATCGGTTTCCACTTCTGTAGCTACGTCTTCCTGGGTTTGCCAATCTACACTGTTATTAAATAACTCTTTTAGGTTCATATCATTATATCTTTATAAGTGTGCAAAGATATGAAAAATACTACTTTGACACGCGTTTAATGCTTATATATTTGCATCATGTTTCAGAAAAAGACAATGGAAGAGCTCGGCAGAAAGACCGTTGAAGAAATGCAAGGATCGTCTAAAAAACCGATCATAGTGATACTAGATGATATTCGCAGCATGCACAACGTAGGCTCTAGCTTTAGAACTGCTGACGCATTTGCTATAGAAGCACTTTATCTATGCGGTTTTACGCCTACTCCTCCCCATAGAGATATACATAAAACCGCACTTGGAGCTACTGACACGGTTAGATGGCAGCACTTCCCTACTACGCTAGATGCTGTTACTGCTGCTAAAAATGCTGGATATAAGATATACGGTGTAGAACAAGCTCATGATAGCACCCTGCTTCACGAGTTTGATTATAACAACGACCCTATTGCATTAGTATTTGGCAATGAGGTAAATGGTGTATCAGACGAAGTATTAGCTATGGCCGATGGATGTCTGGAAATACCTCAATATGGTAGTAAGCACTCGCTCAACATATCTGTTAGTCTAGGTGTTGTGTTATGGGAAATGGTACGTTAAAGTCACCATTCCCCATAATGTTTAATACTTCTATCTCTTAAATCTAACCGCTAGAGAAGTGGTAAATAATAGATTATCTCTTTTTGATAACGAGTTGCCTGAAAATATCGGATCGTAGCTATTATAATATTTAGCTTCTGTACGCCACATTACACCTTTCATTACTTCATAATTATACCCTAAACTATAGCCACTAACTAAGAAATCAGTAAAGATAGGTGTACCCGCTACGCGGTTATAAGCATCTTGGAAATATTCGCCTCTTGCTGTAATACTTGCATTATTGTTGAGTTGATATTGAAGGATTGCTGCTACGGTATACCAACCATAATAGTTACTGCTACCCTTTGCCGATTGGTCAGAGCCAAAATCAAATAATGCAGTTAAGGTCAATTTCTTCCCTATTTTAACAATGCCATACAGGTCACTGAAATAACGCATTCTACGAGACACATCAGGAGTAATACTACCTACAAACGTGCTCCAGTTAACCGTTATTTTATCATTTGGGGTGTACGTTATTTGAGTTCCTCCTGATGGCGTACTATTGCCCGATTGTCTTTGTATTGTTTGCCACCCATTAAGGTATAGTAGTGCCAAATACCATGTTTCACTTACATTCTTATAGCTCAGACACACACCACTTTCGTAATATGGTGACCCCTCTGCAAATAAACTTCTTGTTAGCGTAGGATAATCCATACTTATAGCCCCTTCAGCACCTAAATGAGAAGGCATAACACCCGCATCTAACCATATTTCTTTATTCTTATGCAAACGAATACCAACATTAGCTTCGTATATATTTTTTAAAACTCCTGGTTCGGTTGATAAGTTAGCATTGGCATATGTACCGGTCATCAAGGCAAGATTGGCACGTACACGTCCCTCTTCATAGTTGCCTTTTAGCATTGCGAGGTTCACAGTTACTTCATTATGTCTGTTATGAGAATAGATATAATTAGGGCGTCTATTATTAAGTGGCTTGTCAAAATCGTAAGCATAATACAACTCTCCATAACCAGAAATAGTAAATGCCTTTTTCTCTGTTTGTGCATTAACCGTAAATGCAAAACATAATATCCCTAAAACTGTTACTAATTTTTTCATCATGCCTTAAAGTTAGTAATTGTGATTATGTGCGCAATAATTTTAGCTTTGATGTTAAATATATATCCTATGCGTTGGAAAGGAAGACGTCAAAGTACTAATATAGAAGACCGTAGAACAGGAGGAGGAAGAGGCAAAGTAGTTGGTGGAGGTATCGGTGTATTGGTCATTGCTCTTGTAGTATATCTTCTAGGTGGAGACCCTTCTGCTGTTTTACAACAAGCCGGCTCTATAAATCAGCCACACCAAACAAACACCGCTCCGCTAAGCACAAAAGAAAAAGAGGACACCGAATTTGTATCAGTAGTATTAGCCGATACTGAAGAGGTATGGGAAAAACTATTCAGAGAAATGGGAGGTCAATACGAGCCACCTGTATTAGTACTGTATAGAGACAATGTACAATCTGCCTGTGGAGGAGCCAGCTCTGCTACAGGTCCATTTTATTGTCCTGCGGATAAGAAATTATACATAGACCTGTCTTTTTATGATGAACTGCATAATAGATTCGGCGCACCTGGTGATTTTGCTATGGCTTATGTAGTGGCACATGAGGTAGCTCATCATGTACAAAACCTTTTAGGCATTTCAGATAAAGTACAAACACTAAGAAGCCAACTTAATCAAGTGGAGTACAACAAACTATCGGTGAGACTAGAGCTACAAGCCGATTTCTTTTCAGGCGTTTGGGCTTACCATGCCGATAGGATGAACAATATTCTACAAGAAGGAGATATTGAAGAAGCCTTAAATGCAGCACATGCTATTGGAGACGACAACCTACAACGCAAGCATGGTAGTGGTATGGTCGTTCCCGACGCATTTACGCATGGCACTTCCCAACAAAGAGTGTATTGGTTCAAAAAAGGATTTACAACAGGAGATGTTTCCCAAGGAGACACCTTTGCCGAAGATGCTTTCTAAAGCATTACATCAGCTTCATTCTTCTTTTTTCCAAGTAGGCTTTCATGAAGTCGGTCACTAAATAGGCAGCCATTTTAGGCGTAAGGCTATCTCTTTTACCATCTCTTAATTCATAGGCACCTTCTGCTATATGAAAATATGCCGGGTGAATGGTGTGCGCTACCCATGTAGCAAACCTTCTTGCCTGAATAGCAGTTATACCCGATGCGGTAGCAGCACTAGCCAAACTACGTTCCAAGCAATCCATATCCAACTCCAGCCCTACGGGGTTGCCTTGCGTTTTATTCATTGCATGGCGCACCGCATCATAAAAGGTCTTTTTCTCTCTTACGAATATATCTTCGAAGAATGCAAAAAACAGATCGGGATCGTCGTCTTGTTCCTCTATTATTGCTTGACCATTATAGTTCTCATGCAAGCCAAGTGCGTAGTATTTCTCTAAATAACCTTCTCGTTTGGCATATCTAAAACCATTACCACTATGTCTACCTTCCATTCCCCTGTAATCACTATGTGGGTCAAGGTTGATACAATTCAATGGAGACTTCAAACCTTCTGATGCCCCCTTAAGTATTGGGTAGGCATTATTATGTCCTCCACCAATGATAATAGGCACTTTTCCTGCTGCTACTATCTTTTGTATTACCGGATATACGATATTATCTACCTCGCCTACTAAATATCTTAGCTTCTCGATGCTTACGTTTTCAGACTTCTCCATTTGTGCTTGCAGATCAAACGCTCCTAACACAAAGAGTTCCTCCCCTTTTAGCAGGTTAGTATCTTGAACATTAAGGATAGCACCAAGTGCATACTTCCAAAAAGTATGTGTACCGCCAATGCCATGATTGGCACGAACGCCTATATCTTCAGGAATGCCGAGCAATACAAATTTTGCATCTGTATTTTGCACCTCTTGCAGCCAGTTATCACTATTAGCAACCCTTACACGTTCGCCAAACTTAACTTCTCCTGGTCGCTTTGCGATCAGTCTGTCTAGATCCGTTCTATTGAGTACAACTAAATTATCCATTTGCCTTATTTGGGGTTACAAGCTACACACTTTTTATAAATAGTAAAATTTTTGCTCTACAGACTCATAATCATACACATATCTCATTTTAAAAGTTTTTTTGAAAAATATAAAACCATAATTGTTTTAGGCTCGTA
Protein-coding sequences here:
- a CDS encoding ATP-dependent Clp protease adaptor ClpS; translated protein: MNLKELFNNSVDWQTQEDVATEVETDGLHNLVVWNDDVNTFDWVIESLIDVCEHSPEQAEQCSLIIHHNGKCSVKKGTFDNLRPRAEALIDRGIQATIDY
- a CDS encoding formimidoylglutamase; this translates as MDNLVVLNRTDLDRLIAKRPGEVKFGERVRVANSDNWLQEVQNTDAKFVLLGIPEDIGVRANHGIGGTHTFWKYALGAILNVQDTNLLKGEELFVLGAFDLQAQMEKSENVSIEKLRYLVGEVDNIVYPVIQKIVAAGKVPIIIGGGHNNAYPILKGASEGLKSPLNCINLDPHSDYRGMEGRHSGNGFRYAKREGYLEKYYALGLHENYNGQAIIEEQDDDPDLFFAFFEDIFVREKKTFYDAVRHAMNKTQGNPVGLELDMDCLERSLASAATASGITAIQARRFATWVAHTIHPAYFHIAEGAYELRDGKRDSLTPKMAAYLVTDFMKAYLEKRRMKLM
- a CDS encoding RNA methyltransferase; amino-acid sequence: MFQKKTMEELGRKTVEEMQGSSKKPIIVILDDIRSMHNVGSSFRTADAFAIEALYLCGFTPTPPHRDIHKTALGATDTVRWQHFPTTLDAVTAAKNAGYKIYGVEQAHDSTLLHEFDYNNDPIALVFGNEVNGVSDEVLAMADGCLEIPQYGSKHSLNISVSLGVVLWEMVR
- a CDS encoding neutral zinc metallopeptidase, with the protein product MRWKGRRQSTNIEDRRTGGGRGKVVGGGIGVLVIALVVYLLGGDPSAVLQQAGSINQPHQTNTAPLSTKEKEDTEFVSVVLADTEEVWEKLFREMGGQYEPPVLVLYRDNVQSACGGASSATGPFYCPADKKLYIDLSFYDELHNRFGAPGDFAMAYVVAHEVAHHVQNLLGISDKVQTLRSQLNQVEYNKLSVRLELQADFFSGVWAYHADRMNNILQEGDIEEALNAAHAIGDDNLQRKHGSGMVVPDAFTHGTSQQRVYWFKKGFTTGDVSQGDTFAEDAF
- a CDS encoding porin; its protein translation is MMKKLVTVLGILCFAFTVNAQTEKKAFTISGYGELYYAYDFDKPLNNRRPNYIYSHNRHNEVTVNLAMLKGNYEEGRVRANLALMTGTYANANLSTEPGVLKNIYEANVGIRLHKNKEIWLDAGVMPSHLGAEGAISMDYPTLTRSLFAEGSPYYESGVCLSYKNVSETWYLALLYLNGWQTIQRQSGNSTPSGGTQITYTPNDKITVNWSTFVGSITPDVSRRMRYFSDLYGIVKIGKKLTLTALFDFGSDQSAKGSSNYYGWYTVAAILQYQLNNNASITARGEYFQDAYNRVAGTPIFTDFLVSGYSLGYNYEVMKGVMWRTEAKYYNSYDPIFSGNSLSKRDNLLFTTSLAVRFKR